A window of the Lysinibacillus irui genome harbors these coding sequences:
- the recO gene encoding DNA repair protein RecO, with protein sequence MLHKWEGIVLKVRAYGESNKIVTLLTREAGKVATMARGAKKPSSRLASVTQPFTYGMFMVQHHTGMGTLQQGEHLNSMRHIREDIMATAYASYIMELVERVVEEGKPEPFAFDVLLHALQAIEEGYDPEAITLFVEWKMLPYTGVQPILHACASCGAVDGEFAFSFAQGGFLCHRCYQHDPYIIRLTPTQLKLIRMFYTVPIDQIGKIDLKKETKYFIKKIITTIYEEQTGIRFKTRKFIEQLERTPELQIRSKEEMPEDQ encoded by the coding sequence ATGCTTCATAAATGGGAAGGAATTGTTTTAAAGGTGCGTGCTTATGGTGAATCCAATAAAATTGTGACCTTATTGACGCGTGAGGCAGGGAAGGTTGCCACTATGGCACGAGGAGCTAAAAAGCCTTCTAGTCGATTAGCATCTGTCACACAACCCTTTACGTATGGTATGTTTATGGTACAACACCATACAGGCATGGGTACATTGCAACAAGGGGAGCATTTGAATTCTATGCGCCATATTCGTGAGGATATAATGGCTACAGCTTATGCTAGCTACATAATGGAATTAGTGGAGCGTGTGGTAGAAGAAGGAAAGCCGGAGCCCTTTGCATTTGATGTTTTACTCCATGCTTTACAAGCAATAGAGGAAGGCTATGATCCTGAAGCCATTACCCTTTTTGTAGAATGGAAAATGCTGCCCTATACAGGTGTGCAACCCATATTACATGCTTGTGCCTCATGTGGAGCTGTAGATGGAGAGTTTGCTTTTTCCTTTGCACAAGGAGGTTTTTTATGTCATCGCTGTTATCAGCATGATCCCTACATCATCCGCTTAACCCCAACCCAGCTTAAGCTAATACGTATGTTTTATACAGTTCCAATTGATCAAATTGGAAAAATAGATTTGAAAAAGGAAACAAAATATTTTATCAAAAAAATTATTACAACGATTTATGAAGAGCAAACGGGTATTCGCTTTAAGACGAGAAAATTTATTGAGCAGCTAGAGAGAACACCTGAATTGCAAATACGGTCTAAAGAGGAAATGCCAGAAGATCAATAA